A genomic stretch from Sinorhizobium terangae includes:
- the iolG gene encoding inositol 2-dehydrogenase gives MTVRFGLLGAGRIGKVHAKAVSGNPDAVLVAVADAFPAAADAIANAYGCEVRTIEAIESAADIDAVVICTPTDTHADLIERFARAGKAIFCEKPIDLDVERVKACLNVVSDTKAKLMVGFNRRFDPHFMAVRKAIDDGRIGDVEMVTITSRDPGAPPVDYIKRSGGIFRDMTIHDFDMARFLLGEEPVTVTATAAVLVDKAIGEAGDYDSVSVILQTASGRQAIISNSRRATYGYDQRIEVHGSKGVVSAENQRPVSIEIATGEGYTRPPLHDFFMTRYTEAYANEIESFIAAIEKGAEITPSGKDGLAALALADAAVKSVAEKRQVSIA, from the coding sequence ATGACAGTGAGATTTGGTCTTCTGGGCGCCGGGCGCATAGGCAAGGTTCACGCGAAAGCCGTCAGCGGCAATCCCGACGCCGTCCTCGTCGCGGTCGCCGACGCTTTCCCGGCCGCGGCGGACGCCATCGCCAATGCCTATGGCTGCGAAGTGCGCACGATCGAGGCAATCGAAAGCGCTGCCGACATTGACGCCGTCGTCATCTGCACGCCGACCGACACGCACGCCGACTTGATCGAGCGCTTTGCCCGCGCTGGCAAGGCGATCTTCTGCGAAAAGCCGATCGATCTCGATGTCGAGCGCGTGAAGGCCTGCCTTAATGTCGTATCGGACACCAAGGCAAAACTGATGGTCGGCTTCAATCGCCGCTTCGATCCGCATTTCATGGCCGTGCGCAAGGCGATCGATGACGGCCGCATCGGCGATGTCGAGATGGTGACGATCACCTCACGCGATCCGGGTGCGCCGCCGGTCGATTATATCAAGCGCTCCGGCGGTATCTTCCGCGACATGACGATCCACGATTTCGACATGGCGCGCTTCCTGCTCGGGGAAGAGCCGGTCACCGTGACCGCGACCGCTGCCGTGCTCGTGGACAAGGCGATCGGCGAGGCCGGAGACTATGACAGCGTCTCGGTCATCCTGCAGACGGCCTCCGGCAGACAGGCGATCATCTCGAATTCGCGCCGTGCCACCTATGGCTACGATCAGCGCATCGAGGTTCACGGATCGAAGGGCGTCGTCTCGGCGGAAAACCAGCGCCCGGTATCGATCGAAATCGCCACCGGCGAAGGCTACACCCGCCCGCCGCTGCACGACTTCTTCATGACGCGCTATACCGAGGCCTACGCAAACGAGATCGAAAGCTTCATCGCTGCCATCGAAAAAGGCGCGGAAATCACGCCCTCCGGCAAGGACGGCCTCGCGGCACTGGCACTGGCGGACGCGGCCGTGAAATCGGTTGCCGAGAAGCGCCAGGTGAGCATCGCCTGA
- a CDS encoding bifunctional diguanylate cyclase/phosphodiesterase — protein sequence MFSVIACIRNDHDWRLIAIAAIVCLAGSVATMLLLMRAQRSLGTERRLWTVACAFASGVGIWSTHFIAMLAYDGGMPIAYEVRGTTLSVLVAIAASWIAFTVALAGTFRYAFAVGGILLGLGIAAMHFTGMRAVEAQGQVTFDFRSTVTAVILGMLIAGVALHLFRKLQGVRGLVASTVLLVLAICAMHFKSMSGVGLVPDPSVAAATTFDPAWLAGGVIAASTTLILVAFGALFLDRHLTDLRGLVNASLEGMMIVRGDEIVDINERFMSLCGRTAAELAKKNLTELFAQDRERPGDRRAFGGSCELELLHADGRRIPVEYTCRTIEYRGRECDVIFVRDLSQRKEAERTIEHLAHHDALTDLSNRSSFDRRLAQSIAVASARNELLAVLCLDLDRFKAVNDIFGHGEGDRILRKVADILRAACGDGDTIARLGGDEFAIIQPSAGQPEAARQLSERILRSIAEEMDTSRDPMAVGVSIGVAIYPADGMTADRLCNNADTALYRAKQTGKGIACFFDAEMDAAVRTRRQMENDLRHAVVRRQLFLEYQPLVDVRDDRIVGYEALLRWQHPDRGLVSPSIFIPIAEESGSIIQIGEWVLEQACLEAARWNEPLAISVNISPVQFLLPNLFDQIEAILRRTGLEPRRLELEITEAVLMHNRDDVLTTLVRLRLLGVRIVMDDFGTGHSSLSNLQTFPFDKLKIDCSFTAALDKDPAAHAIIRAIIALGQSLNLPVVTEGVETERQKQIIVEEGCRQIQGFLSGRPGRAPSANQPVQDRPRAEA from the coding sequence ATGTTTTCAGTGATTGCATGCATACGCAATGATCATGACTGGCGACTGATCGCCATTGCGGCGATCGTTTGTCTTGCCGGCAGCGTCGCCACGATGCTGCTCCTGATGCGCGCGCAGCGCAGCCTCGGCACTGAGCGCCGCCTTTGGACCGTCGCCTGCGCCTTTGCGTCCGGCGTCGGCATCTGGTCGACACACTTCATCGCGATGCTCGCCTACGACGGCGGCATGCCGATCGCATATGAGGTCCGAGGCACGACCCTCTCGGTGCTGGTGGCGATCGCGGCGTCCTGGATTGCATTCACCGTGGCGCTCGCCGGAACCTTCCGCTACGCCTTCGCCGTCGGCGGCATTCTGCTCGGCCTCGGCATCGCAGCAATGCATTTCACCGGCATGCGCGCGGTCGAAGCGCAAGGCCAGGTTACGTTCGACTTTCGATCCACCGTGACCGCCGTCATCCTCGGCATGCTGATCGCAGGCGTCGCGCTTCATCTGTTCCGAAAGCTGCAGGGCGTTCGCGGGCTGGTCGCGTCCACGGTCCTATTGGTGCTTGCGATTTGCGCGATGCACTTCAAGTCGATGAGCGGTGTCGGCCTTGTGCCGGACCCGAGCGTTGCCGCCGCTACCACATTCGATCCTGCCTGGCTTGCGGGCGGCGTGATCGCTGCATCGACGACACTCATCCTCGTGGCTTTCGGCGCGCTCTTCCTCGACCGGCACCTCACCGATCTTCGCGGGCTCGTCAACGCGTCGCTCGAAGGCATGATGATCGTCCGCGGTGATGAAATCGTCGATATCAACGAGCGTTTCATGAGCCTTTGCGGCCGGACCGCAGCCGAACTGGCAAAGAAAAACCTGACGGAGCTGTTCGCGCAGGATCGGGAACGGCCGGGGGATCGTCGGGCGTTCGGCGGCTCATGCGAACTCGAACTGCTTCACGCGGACGGGAGGCGAATTCCCGTCGAATACACGTGTCGCACGATCGAATACCGGGGTCGGGAGTGCGACGTGATTTTCGTGCGCGATCTCAGCCAGCGCAAGGAGGCGGAACGCACGATCGAGCACCTTGCGCATCATGATGCGCTGACCGACCTTTCGAACCGCAGTTCGTTCGATCGGCGGTTGGCGCAGTCGATCGCCGTAGCGAGCGCGAGGAACGAACTGCTGGCTGTCCTCTGTCTCGACCTCGACCGCTTCAAGGCCGTCAATGATATTTTCGGCCACGGGGAAGGCGACCGCATCCTGCGCAAGGTGGCGGACATCCTGCGCGCGGCATGCGGGGATGGCGATACGATCGCGCGGCTCGGCGGCGACGAATTCGCGATCATCCAGCCGTCCGCCGGGCAGCCCGAGGCAGCGCGGCAATTGTCGGAGCGCATTCTGAGATCCATTGCAGAGGAAATGGATACCAGCCGTGACCCGATGGCTGTTGGCGTCAGCATCGGTGTGGCGATCTATCCGGCCGACGGAATGACGGCGGACCGGCTTTGCAACAATGCCGATACGGCGCTTTACCGCGCGAAGCAGACCGGCAAGGGCATTGCCTGCTTCTTCGACGCCGAGATGGATGCAGCGGTGCGCACGCGCCGGCAAATGGAAAACGACCTTCGGCACGCGGTCGTCAGGCGCCAGCTCTTCCTCGAATACCAACCGCTCGTCGACGTTCGTGACGACAGGATCGTCGGCTACGAGGCGCTGTTGCGCTGGCAACATCCCGATCGCGGTCTTGTCAGTCCCAGTATCTTTATTCCGATCGCCGAGGAAAGCGGCTCGATCATCCAGATCGGCGAGTGGGTGCTTGAGCAGGCCTGCCTTGAAGCGGCCCGCTGGAACGAGCCGTTGGCGATTTCGGTCAATATCTCGCCGGTGCAGTTTCTGCTTCCCAACCTCTTTGACCAGATTGAAGCGATTCTGAGGCGCACCGGTCTCGAGCCGCGCCGGCTGGAACTGGAGATCACCGAAGCAGTGCTGATGCACAATAGAGATGACGTGTTGACGACGCTCGTCCGGCTGCGGCTGCTCGGCGTGCGCATCGTCATGGACGACTTCGGGACGGGCCATTCCTCGCTCAGCAACCTCCAGACCTTCCCGTTCGACAAACTGAAGATCGATTGCAGCTTCACGGCGGCTCTCGACAAGGACCCTGCGGCGCATGCCATCATCCGCGCGATCATCGCGCTTGGCCAAAGCCTCAACCTGCCGGTGGTGACCGAAGGTGTCGAAACGGAGCGGCAGAAGCAGATCATCGTCGAAGAGGGCTGCCGGCAGATACAGGGCTTCCTCTCCGGTCGTCCGGGGCGCGCACCGAGTGCCAACCAGCCGGTGCAGGACCGGCCAAGGGCCGAGGCGTGA
- a CDS encoding ROK family transcriptional regulator has translation MLTKSSTELVRQQNSTLVLAALRRKGSLSHTEIASETDLASATVSAITAELERAGIIARSEQHVQGGRGRPRVLFMPRRDCGHVIVVRISSDIVQYSLADYGGTLLDRFEEARQHDLRGTAAFGQVFAAALERLLQRSRITKEDVLAISISSKGLVAADGARLIWSPVFGQEELDFEELLRPDWRAKIMLSNETLLVAQALAVRAEEEREDFKALAAISLGHSIGLGLARKGRLGELDVSAPNFGHMLHTSSAGLCRCGGHGCIEAAAGFYGILRTAFEVPSDTIPAKFVPLSEMDKIAANARQGHRMAGYAFRQAGIALGNGISRLLSLYEPMPIFVTGPGTRYFDLLHKGLEEGLAQSLQVRLQGLPEIAVAADEQRLVFDGHLNRALSTIDADIAGGHG, from the coding sequence ATGCTGACGAAGTCCAGCACTGAACTTGTACGTCAGCAGAACAGCACGCTTGTCCTTGCGGCGCTCCGCCGGAAAGGTTCCCTGTCGCACACGGAAATCGCATCGGAAACCGATCTCGCCTCGGCCACCGTCTCCGCCATCACGGCGGAACTGGAACGCGCCGGAATCATCGCCAGAAGTGAACAGCACGTTCAAGGCGGCCGTGGCCGGCCGCGTGTGCTTTTCATGCCGCGGCGCGACTGCGGCCATGTGATCGTCGTGCGCATCTCGTCCGATATCGTGCAGTATTCGCTCGCCGATTACGGCGGCACTCTGCTCGACCGGTTCGAGGAGGCGAGACAACACGATCTCAGGGGCACCGCCGCTTTCGGGCAGGTATTCGCCGCAGCGCTTGAACGGCTGCTCCAGCGCTCCCGCATCACGAAGGAAGATGTGCTTGCCATCTCGATCAGCAGCAAGGGCCTTGTTGCGGCTGATGGAGCGCGACTGATCTGGTCCCCGGTTTTCGGCCAAGAGGAACTCGATTTCGAAGAGCTGCTGCGCCCGGATTGGCGGGCCAAGATCATGCTCAGCAACGAGACGCTGCTGGTTGCCCAAGCGCTTGCGGTCCGAGCCGAGGAGGAGAGAGAAGACTTCAAGGCGCTTGCAGCCATATCGCTTGGGCACAGCATCGGTCTCGGCCTTGCACGGAAAGGCCGTCTCGGCGAACTTGATGTTTCGGCGCCGAATTTCGGGCACATGCTGCACACGAGCTCCGCTGGGCTTTGCCGATGCGGCGGCCACGGCTGCATCGAAGCGGCGGCGGGCTTCTATGGAATCCTGCGCACGGCGTTCGAGGTGCCCTCCGACACGATCCCTGCGAAGTTCGTGCCGCTATCGGAGATGGACAAGATTGCGGCCAACGCGCGCCAGGGACACCGCATGGCCGGCTACGCCTTCCGCCAGGCCGGCATCGCGCTCGGCAACGGCATTTCCCGCTTGCTCAGCCTCTACGAGCCGATGCCGATCTTCGTCACCGGACCGGGGACACGTTACTTCGATCTCCTTCACAAGGGACTGGAGGAGGGGCTCGCCCAGTCCCTGCAGGTACGCCTGCAAGGACTGCCGGAAATCGCGGTGGCAGCCGACGAGCAGCGGCTCGTTTTCGATGGCCATCTCAATCGCGCACTCAGCACGATCGACGCAGACATTGCCGGCGGGCATGGCTAA
- the xylF gene encoding D-xylose ABC transporter substrate-binding protein, whose protein sequence is MKSVLKLMAGAAIIASMHSAAIAKDLVVGVSWSNFQEERWKTDEAAIKAALEASGDKYISADAQSSAAKQLTDIESLIAQGANALIVLAQDSDAIAPAIEKATAEGIPVVGYDRLIENPAAFYITFDNKEVGRMQAREVFKVKPEGNFVFIKGSSSDPNADFLFAGQMEVLKEAVDGGKIKNVGEAYTDGWKPENAQKNMEQFLTANDNKVDAVVASNDGTAGGAIAALSAQGLAGAVPVSGQDGDFAALNRVALGTQTVSVWKDARELGKKAAEIASALAAGKTMDEIEGVQTFNGGPKGVAMKSVFLAPLAITKDNLNVVIDAGWISKDAACQGVAAGTIAACN, encoded by the coding sequence ATGAAATCCGTTTTGAAGTTGATGGCGGGGGCTGCCATCATCGCGTCCATGCATTCGGCGGCCATCGCCAAGGATCTTGTCGTCGGCGTTTCCTGGTCGAACTTCCAGGAAGAGCGTTGGAAAACCGACGAGGCCGCCATCAAGGCCGCGCTTGAAGCTTCCGGCGACAAGTATATCTCCGCCGATGCCCAGTCTTCCGCCGCCAAGCAGCTGACCGACATCGAATCGCTGATCGCGCAGGGCGCAAACGCCTTGATCGTGCTTGCCCAGGACTCCGACGCGATCGCCCCGGCGATCGAAAAGGCCACCGCAGAGGGTATCCCGGTCGTCGGCTATGACCGCCTGATCGAAAATCCGGCCGCCTTCTACATCACTTTCGACAACAAGGAAGTGGGCCGCATGCAGGCTCGCGAAGTCTTCAAGGTGAAGCCGGAAGGCAACTTCGTCTTCATCAAGGGCTCCTCGTCCGACCCGAATGCCGACTTCCTCTTTGCCGGCCAGATGGAAGTGCTGAAGGAAGCGGTTGACGGCGGCAAGATCAAGAACGTCGGCGAGGCCTACACCGACGGCTGGAAGCCGGAAAATGCCCAGAAGAACATGGAGCAGTTCCTGACCGCCAACGACAACAAGGTCGACGCGGTCGTCGCTTCGAACGACGGCACGGCCGGCGGCGCCATCGCGGCACTTTCGGCGCAGGGCCTCGCAGGCGCCGTTCCGGTCTCCGGGCAAGACGGTGACTTTGCGGCGCTTAACCGCGTCGCGCTCGGCACCCAGACGGTTTCCGTATGGAAGGACGCCCGCGAGCTCGGCAAGAAGGCCGCTGAAATCGCTTCCGCGCTCGCCGCCGGCAAGACGATGGACGAGATCGAGGGCGTTCAAACCTTCAACGGCGGACCGAAGGGCGTTGCCATGAAGTCGGTCTTCCTGGCACCGCTTGCCATCACCAAGGACAATCTGAACGTCGTCATCGACGCCGGCTGGATTTCCAAGGACGCAGCCTGCCAGGGCGTTGCTGCCGGCACCATCGCCGCGTGCAACTGA
- a CDS encoding sugar ABC transporter permease, giving the protein MADTTNTAHFNRARSAAENPVKRFFRATEIDTRLLGMVGAMLIIWIGFDFLSGGLFLTPRNLWNLSVQTASVAVMATGMVLVIVTRNIDLSVGSILGFVGMIMGVLQAELLPQILGFNHPATWIITLLAGLSLGAAIGALHGMIIAFLNVPSFIVTLGGLLIWRGATWFVTSGRTVAPMDATFRLMGGGTEGSIGATASWIVGLLACLAIVASIINARKQRKRFGFPRRPVWAEYFLSGIGCALVLGAVAVANSYPWPTNIARKYAEASGIAWPEGGLFIAHGIAIPVLIAIVIGIVMTFIATRLRFGRYVFAIGGNPEAAELAGIKTRWVTVRIFALMGMLCAVAAAISTARLNAATNAQGELDELYTIAAAVIGGTSLAGGMGTIAGAMLGALVMQSLQSGMVLLGIDSPLQRIVVGVVLVTAVWLDTVYRARAK; this is encoded by the coding sequence ATGGCCGACACGACAAATACCGCACATTTTAATCGCGCGCGCAGCGCGGCTGAGAATCCAGTGAAGCGCTTCTTCCGCGCCACCGAAATCGATACCCGCCTGCTCGGCATGGTCGGCGCGATGCTGATCATCTGGATCGGCTTCGACTTCCTGTCCGGCGGCCTGTTCCTCACGCCGCGAAACCTCTGGAACCTTTCGGTGCAGACTGCCTCGGTCGCCGTCATGGCGACCGGCATGGTTCTCGTCATCGTCACCCGCAATATCGATCTGTCGGTCGGCTCCATCCTCGGCTTCGTCGGCATGATCATGGGCGTGCTGCAGGCTGAACTGCTGCCGCAGATCCTCGGCTTTAACCATCCTGCCACCTGGATCATCACGCTGCTTGCCGGCCTTTCCCTCGGAGCGGCGATCGGTGCACTCCATGGCATGATCATCGCTTTCCTCAACGTCCCGTCCTTTATCGTCACCCTCGGCGGTCTCCTCATCTGGCGCGGCGCCACCTGGTTTGTGACCAGTGGCCGCACTGTCGCGCCGATGGACGCCACCTTCCGCCTGATGGGCGGCGGCACCGAAGGCTCGATCGGCGCGACGGCAAGCTGGATCGTCGGCTTGCTTGCCTGTCTCGCGATCGTCGCCAGCATCATCAACGCCCGCAAGCAACGTAAGCGCTTCGGCTTTCCCCGCCGCCCGGTCTGGGCCGAGTATTTCCTGTCGGGAATTGGCTGCGCCCTCGTTCTCGGCGCGGTGGCGGTCGCCAACAGCTATCCCTGGCCAACCAACATCGCCCGCAAATACGCCGAAGCCAGCGGCATCGCGTGGCCCGAAGGCGGCCTCTTCATCGCCCACGGCATCGCCATTCCGGTGCTGATCGCCATCGTCATCGGCATCGTCATGACCTTCATCGCCACGCGCCTGCGCTTCGGCCGCTACGTTTTCGCGATCGGTGGCAATCCGGAGGCGGCCGAGCTTGCCGGCATCAAGACGCGCTGGGTCACCGTCCGCATCTTCGCGCTGATGGGCATGCTCTGCGCTGTCGCCGCCGCAATCTCGACGGCGCGCCTCAACGCCGCCACCAATGCCCAGGGCGAACTCGACGAACTTTACACGATCGCCGCGGCCGTCATCGGCGGCACCTCGCTTGCCGGCGGCATGGGCACGATTGCCGGCGCCATGCTCGGCGCCCTCGTCATGCAGTCGCTGCAATCCGGCATGGTGCTGCTCGGCATCGACAGCCCGCTGCAGCGGATCGTCGTCGGCGTCGTGCTGGTCACCGCCGTCTGGCTCGACACCGTATATCGCGCCCGCGCAAAATAA
- a CDS encoding ATP-binding cassette domain-containing protein has protein sequence MTDQRTPLVEMKNISISFGGIHAVDNASVDLYPGEVVALLGHNGAGKSTLIKILSGAYRRDAGEILINGEPAEIHNPRDAKKYGIETIYQTLAVADNVDAAANLYLGRELRTPWGTLDDVAMEAKAREVMGRLNPNFQRFKEPVKALSGGQRQSVAIARAILFNARILIMDEPTAALGPQETAQVGELIKQLKREGIGIFLISHDIHDVFDLADRVSVMKNGQVVGHARTEDVTKDEVLGMIIMGKVPPKAIPGPGAMQMA, from the coding sequence ATGACAGATCAACGCACTCCGCTTGTGGAAATGAAGAACATTTCCATCTCCTTCGGCGGCATCCACGCGGTGGACAACGCTTCCGTCGATCTCTATCCGGGTGAGGTCGTGGCGCTCCTCGGCCACAACGGCGCCGGCAAATCGACGCTGATCAAGATACTTTCCGGCGCCTACAGGCGCGATGCCGGCGAGATCCTGATCAATGGCGAGCCGGCCGAGATCCACAATCCGCGCGACGCCAAGAAATACGGCATCGAGACGATCTACCAGACGCTCGCTGTCGCCGACAATGTCGACGCCGCCGCCAATCTCTATCTCGGCCGGGAACTGCGCACCCCCTGGGGAACGCTCGACGACGTGGCGATGGAGGCGAAGGCGCGCGAGGTGATGGGCCGCCTCAACCCGAACTTCCAGCGCTTCAAGGAACCGGTAAAGGCACTCTCCGGCGGTCAGCGGCAATCGGTGGCGATTGCCCGAGCCATCCTCTTCAACGCCCGCATCCTGATCATGGACGAACCGACGGCGGCCCTCGGGCCTCAGGAAACCGCACAGGTCGGCGAGCTCATCAAGCAGTTGAAGCGCGAAGGCATCGGCATCTTCCTGATCAGCCACGACATCCACGACGTCTTCGATCTCGCTGACCGCGTCTCGGTGATGAAGAACGGCCAGGTCGTCGGCCACGCCCGCACCGAGGACGTGACCAAAGACGAGGTGCTCGGCATGATCATCATGGGCAAGGTGCCGCCAAAAGCGATCCCCGGCCCCGGCGCCATGCAGATGGCGTGA
- a CDS encoding alpha/beta fold hydrolase encodes MKKQVLFIQGGGAGTHDEWDNKLVDSLRRELGPGYDVRYPRMPNEADPTYSTWKAALAEEIAGLDDGAILMGHSIGGTVLINALAGSPLNRKLAGIFLIAAPFVGAGGWPSEDIQPTADLGARLPPKTPVHLYHGSEDDIAPFAHVDLYERAIPGAIVHRLHGRDHQLNDDLAEVAAGVRALK; translated from the coding sequence ATGAAGAAGCAAGTCTTGTTCATTCAAGGCGGCGGCGCAGGGACCCATGATGAATGGGACAACAAGCTCGTCGACAGCCTGAGGCGAGAACTTGGGCCTGGCTACGACGTCCGCTACCCGCGCATGCCGAACGAGGCAGATCCCACCTATTCCACATGGAAGGCCGCGCTCGCGGAAGAGATCGCCGGCCTCGATGATGGCGCGATACTGATGGGCCACTCAATTGGCGGAACGGTTCTGATCAACGCGCTCGCGGGGTCACCACTGAACCGGAAGCTTGCGGGCATATTTCTCATCGCAGCGCCCTTTGTTGGCGCTGGCGGTTGGCCAAGTGAAGATATCCAGCCAACAGCCGACCTCGGTGCGCGATTGCCTCCAAAGACGCCGGTCCATCTCTATCATGGCAGCGAAGACGACATTGCGCCGTTTGCGCATGTCGATCTCTATGAGAGAGCGATACCCGGCGCGATAGTGCACCGGCTCCACGGCCGCGATCACCAGCTCAACGACGACTTGGCCGAGGTTGCCGCTGGCGTCCGCGCTTTGAAATGA
- a CDS encoding MarR family winged helix-turn-helix transcriptional regulator produces the protein MPGLGELLRYVGELVDQGAEEEYRAMNLPYRARYTPVMRALAAGAETVTEITALSNLTQGAISQTVRLMEADGLVARHRLEDGRKNGVHLTARGRELLKRLEPHWAITFTAIDALEKEIGHPLLEVLAKTARALEHQGFAARLRAAAHHANEDHVDAD, from the coding sequence ATGCCAGGTCTCGGTGAACTGCTCCGCTATGTCGGAGAATTGGTCGATCAGGGTGCGGAGGAAGAGTACCGCGCCATGAACCTCCCCTATCGCGCCAGATACACCCCGGTCATGCGTGCGCTCGCCGCCGGCGCGGAAACCGTGACCGAGATCACCGCCCTGAGCAACCTCACGCAGGGCGCGATCAGCCAGACCGTGAGGCTGATGGAGGCCGATGGCCTAGTGGCACGCCATCGCCTGGAGGATGGGCGCAAGAACGGTGTTCATCTGACGGCTCGCGGCCGGGAATTGCTGAAGAGACTTGAACCCCACTGGGCGATCACCTTCACAGCCATAGACGCGTTGGAAAAGGAAATTGGCCATCCGCTTCTTGAGGTGCTGGCAAAAACGGCGCGCGCACTGGAACACCAGGGATTTGCCGCCCGACTGAGGGCCGCCGCACACCACGCAAACGAGGATCACGTCGATGCAGACTGA
- a CDS encoding class I SAM-dependent methyltransferase, which yields MQTDTMLRKNWFGAGGSAYAQFRPEYPVALSTFLAKVSPTRDMAVDVGCGNGQLTRQLATYFDRVIGVDPSEDQIANAQAEDKVRYLCAPAEKLPLPDNTASLITAAQAAHWFDLPAFYAEARRIAVENAVIALISYGVLRLEPDELQERFIDFYHNEIGPYWPTERKLVDTGYADITFPFNERAAPEMEIHRAWELGDFLGYLSTWSAVHRVNDAGREDILTAFVRDISELWGDPAKKRPVSWPINMRLGTI from the coding sequence ATGCAGACTGACACGATGCTGCGCAAGAACTGGTTCGGTGCAGGAGGCAGCGCCTATGCGCAGTTCAGGCCCGAGTACCCGGTCGCGCTGTCGACGTTTCTTGCGAAAGTGTCTCCCACCCGTGACATGGCCGTCGATGTCGGCTGCGGCAACGGGCAACTGACCCGGCAACTGGCGACCTATTTCGATCGCGTGATCGGGGTAGACCCTAGCGAAGACCAGATCGCCAACGCTCAGGCCGAGGACAAGGTGCGATATCTTTGCGCGCCGGCCGAAAAACTGCCTCTTCCGGACAACACGGCGAGCCTCATCACCGCAGCACAGGCCGCCCACTGGTTCGATCTGCCGGCCTTTTATGCCGAGGCTCGCCGGATCGCCGTCGAGAACGCCGTTATCGCGCTCATCAGCTACGGGGTGCTCCGGCTGGAACCTGATGAACTTCAGGAGCGATTCATCGACTTCTACCACAACGAGATCGGCCCCTATTGGCCGACGGAGCGCAAGCTGGTGGACACCGGCTATGCCGATATCACCTTCCCTTTCAATGAGCGGGCAGCACCGGAGATGGAGATCCACAGGGCCTGGGAGCTCGGCGATTTCCTGGGCTACCTGTCGACATGGTCCGCCGTGCACCGTGTCAACGACGCCGGGCGCGAAGACATTCTCACGGCCTTTGTCCGGGATATTTCCGAACTCTGGGGCGACCCGGCGAAGAAGCGGCCGGTGTCCTGGCCCATCAACATGAGATTGGGGACGATATGA
- a CDS encoding thioesterase family protein gives MNDISELPILEAGLRHRERLAVTPFHTVPEVDDAWPGFRDMPPVFATAMMIGFIEQTCIEALRPYLTDQQRTVGTHVDVSHVAPTPVGMSVTADVELVAVDERSLLFKVCCCDEAGLIGEGTHRRAIIDLNRFTRRLADKAAQAS, from the coding sequence ATGAACGATATCAGCGAACTGCCGATACTCGAGGCTGGCCTGCGTCATCGCGAACGGCTGGCGGTCACCCCGTTTCACACCGTGCCCGAGGTCGATGATGCCTGGCCAGGCTTCAGGGATATGCCGCCGGTGTTCGCAACGGCGATGATGATCGGCTTCATCGAGCAGACCTGCATCGAAGCGTTGCGTCCTTATCTCACCGACCAACAACGCACCGTCGGCACCCATGTCGATGTCAGCCATGTCGCGCCAACACCCGTCGGCATGTCGGTGACGGCAGATGTCGAACTGGTAGCGGTGGACGAAAGATCGCTTCTCTTCAAAGTCTGCTGCTGCGACGAAGCTGGTCTGATTGGCGAAGGAACCCATCGCCGCGCCATCATCGACCTGAACCGGTTTACCCGGCGATTGGCTGACAAGGCCGCCCAGGCCAGCTAG